A single genomic interval of Arachis duranensis cultivar V14167 chromosome 7, aradu.V14167.gnm2.J7QH, whole genome shotgun sequence harbors:
- the LOC110274082 gene encoding receptor-like kinase TMK4, with product MCVRVLSNNNDSEISHKEAEYLLKFKEAVHNLPSNWFDNDTVMCDWVGVVCGYFPATNFRYIEKIQLNSRHLNGTIPSDINKSLVNLRYFDLGNNSLSGHLPSFSNLSYLQYLYLSYNNFISIPHDCLCGLENLELFDLRYNTNLSSWTFPTNLNTNSRLTIINLENTNLIGSLPDIFDSFPVLQNFDLSENNLTGVLPKSFSKLTRLTILKLNHPKDNKLSGTIQFLSSMPQLFQVNLEGNSFEGSIPDLSNCKHLKYLSLANNRLTGVVLPSLGLLNEIYQVSLENNWLQGPLPLFNKVRTPEVNLTSNGFCLDHPGP from the coding sequence ATGTGTGTGCGGGTATTATCTAATAATAATGATAGTGAAATTAGTCACAAAGAAGCTGAGTACTTGTTGAAGTTTAAAGAAGCCGTACACAATCTTCCCTCTAATTGGTTCGATAATGATACTGTTATGTGCGATTGGGTTGGTGTGGTTTGTGGTTACTTTCCCGCCACTAATTTTCGATATATAGAAAAGATCCAGCTCAATTCAAGGCACCTCAACGGAACAATTCCTTCGGATATTAACAAGTCTCTTGTTAATTTACGCTATTTTGATCTTGGAAACAACTCTCTAAGTGGTCATTTGCCTTCTTTTTCGAATCTCTCTTACCTCCAATATCTGTATTTGTCCTACAACAACTTCATCTCCATTCCTCACGATTGCTTATGTGGTTTAGAAAATTTGGAACTCTTTGACTTGAGGTACAATACTAACCTCTCATCTTGGACTTTTCCCACCAACTTGAACACCAACTCACGCCTTACCATCATCAACCTCGAGAATACAAACCTCATAGGCTCCTTGCCGGATATCTTTGATTCTTTTCCCGTATTGCAAAATTTTGATCTCTCTGAAAATAATCTCACAGGAGTGTTGcctaaatctttttcaaaactaaccAGGTTAACTATATTGAAACTCAACCACCCGAAGGATAATAAATTGTCGGGTacaattcaatttctttcctctATGCCACAATTGTTTCAAGTGAATCTTGAGGGGAACTCATTTGAGGGTTCTATTCCAGACCTATCCAATTGCAAACATTTGAAATATCTGTCCCTGGCAAATAATAGATTAACAGGTGTAGTTCTACCTTCTCTGGGATTGCTCAATGAAATCTATCAAGTTTCGTTGGAAAACAACTGGTTGCAGGGTCCTCTTCCTTTATTTAATAAAGTTCGGACTCCAGAAGTAAATCTTACGTCTAATGGATTCTGTTTAGATCATCCTGGGCCTTGA